One window from the genome of Erwinia sorbitola encodes:
- a CDS encoding fimbrial protein, translated as MKNRKVLLSGVVVLALSCLSLNTAASSLKCIPDIRDPFPLVTFNGSNGIKLSASLPIGRTVFNQTFTINVLCSISDPLQQEDEVAFFVRQTSTQTLGNGLTLYTTINGDRGSEYSVVNTGITINNHNAARQMPPRTWQRFSLDVAVEIVKTAKTPSRPEQVTPIKPRIELFRIGAESGVKSAKFVMLDATSGLTFIAHSCRIQGPSSFSVALGPVRIRSGGGLGSGIGSVNKGQAFALNFLCDTDVSGDFNVMMQLAGTRPADATTPGLIALSKETNTASGIALQILHATSTLPVEIGKRWQIASYPLTSGVVTVSLRARYYQTEKRITAGKANGIVTWTLHYM; from the coding sequence ATGAAAAATCGTAAAGTACTTCTGTCAGGTGTTGTCGTATTGGCACTGTCATGCTTAAGCCTGAATACCGCAGCAAGTTCGCTGAAGTGTATTCCGGACATTCGCGACCCATTTCCCCTGGTAACCTTTAATGGCAGCAACGGTATCAAGCTCTCCGCTTCCCTGCCCATTGGCCGTACAGTATTTAACCAGACCTTCACCATCAACGTCTTGTGCAGTATCAGCGATCCTCTTCAGCAGGAGGATGAAGTGGCTTTTTTTGTTCGCCAGACCAGTACGCAAACACTGGGTAATGGTTTAACGCTCTACACCACGATCAACGGCGATCGCGGGAGTGAGTACAGCGTCGTCAATACCGGGATAACCATCAATAATCACAATGCCGCTCGGCAAATGCCGCCGCGCACCTGGCAGCGTTTTTCGCTCGATGTCGCCGTTGAGATTGTCAAAACCGCAAAAACACCGAGTCGCCCGGAGCAAGTCACTCCAATCAAACCGCGCATTGAGCTTTTCCGTATTGGCGCGGAGAGCGGGGTAAAAAGTGCGAAATTTGTAATGCTGGATGCCACTTCCGGCCTGACATTTATTGCTCACAGCTGCCGGATTCAGGGGCCATCCTCATTTAGTGTTGCGCTGGGTCCGGTGAGGATCCGCAGCGGAGGCGGGCTGGGATCCGGTATCGGCTCAGTTAATAAGGGTCAGGCCTTCGCACTGAATTTTCTCTGCGATACCGACGTCTCCGGTGATTTCAACGTGATGATGCAACTCGCTGGTACCCGCCCTGCTGATGCAACAACTCCCGGTTTGATCGCTCTCAGTAAAGAGACAAACACCGCCAGCGGCATAGCGCTGCAAATATTACACGCCACCAGCACTCTCCCGGTTGAAATAGGTAAACGCTGGCAAATCGCCAGCTATCCGCTCACCAGCGGCGTGGTGACTGTCTCACTGCGGGCACGCTATTATCAGACTGAAAAACGCATCACTGCCGGAAAGGCCAACGGCATCGTTACATGGACTCTGCACTACATGTAA
- a CDS encoding fimbria/pilus outer membrane usher protein, with translation MLRTLFTSTPVRSIDLSLNSVHRLFLVGLLGSGIQLGAYANTSDGFATFDANFLPAGMGEQIDVTQFSHRHSIPPGYYDVGILLNEKNIGHMRLLVRKIEGKSVICTTRPLMNLIPLRAEEIDSNKWQQLDDADQCYGLEHWIPDASAHINTSTLHMVISVPQALLERQAQNEVSPLLWDKGVNALILGYDNNYYQSKQGGSVYRSFYNGDNISLNILGLMFRHRGSLSWDEESGAHYSSLRNYVEYGISPLKSRIIVGDTDTSGNLFDSFSLRGVTLYSDDNMLPDSRRGYAPMIRGVAETNARVSIRQNNTLLYETTVSPGPFNIDDLYPTGYGGDLVVTVHESDGRINQFMVPYAAVPQLIRPGITRYSFSAGTLRNMNVSQREKVAQVTVQRGINNLITGYGGILSTPDYHAFMLGGAMGSTWGALALDVTQAQTFTPSRDLTGQSYRATYSKRFNSSNSTVTFAAMRFSSSGYLDLKNAMQVIDHDTRRKADEAEYLFYSPRSRISASLSQGFKDNWGQLYLTAIRQSYWGKGGSNNQLQMGYSNSFRSVSWSFSVNRVNARDGAETQYTLGLSVPLGGGSPQTHLNMNFSHDADGLSSQANLNSSLGAHQQFDYSVGMRHDKKQRTTANAAASLYTPYTSIQGTVEKGRQSHSWSTGLQGSVAILHDGITAGPWHSETMALVDAPYATGAHVEGHSGLTLNHQGRALVPYLMPYRLNDIRLDPQELPLDVELKSTQQQIVPHSGALVKVNFSTSRGRPVLIHTTLPDGQSLPFGASVLDEEGTNLGLVAQGDIIYVRLPAGDSRLRVTSGDEEICMLKVHLSPLVDAQNGFERFEQPCLPTSTL, from the coding sequence ATGCTCAGGACATTGTTTACTTCCACTCCTGTACGGAGCATTGATTTATCTCTTAACTCGGTGCACAGACTATTTCTGGTCGGGCTGCTGGGATCAGGCATCCAACTGGGGGCATACGCCAACACCAGCGACGGGTTCGCCACCTTTGATGCCAATTTTTTACCAGCAGGAATGGGTGAGCAGATCGATGTCACCCAGTTTAGCCATCGCCACTCTATTCCGCCGGGTTATTACGACGTAGGGATATTGCTTAACGAAAAAAACATCGGCCATATGCGGCTGCTGGTCAGAAAAATAGAAGGCAAGTCAGTGATATGTACCACCCGCCCGTTAATGAATCTGATTCCGCTCAGAGCAGAAGAGATCGATAGTAATAAATGGCAGCAGCTGGACGATGCCGACCAATGCTACGGCCTGGAACACTGGATCCCTGACGCCAGCGCCCATATCAATACATCAACCCTGCATATGGTCATTTCTGTCCCTCAGGCACTTTTGGAACGTCAGGCACAGAATGAAGTTTCCCCATTACTGTGGGACAAAGGTGTGAACGCCCTTATCCTGGGATATGACAACAACTATTATCAGTCAAAACAGGGAGGTAGCGTCTATCGTTCGTTCTACAACGGTGACAATATTAGTCTTAATATTCTGGGATTGATGTTCCGCCATCGTGGGTCATTAAGCTGGGATGAAGAGAGCGGTGCTCACTACAGCAGTTTACGTAATTACGTCGAATACGGTATCAGCCCGCTGAAATCGCGCATTATCGTGGGCGATACCGACACCAGCGGTAATCTGTTTGATAGCTTTTCTCTGCGTGGCGTAACGTTATACAGCGACGATAATATGCTGCCTGACTCCAGGCGCGGCTATGCCCCCATGATCCGCGGCGTGGCCGAAACGAATGCGCGCGTCAGCATACGTCAGAATAATACGCTGCTGTATGAAACGACCGTTTCCCCAGGGCCGTTCAACATTGATGACCTCTATCCGACGGGTTACGGTGGCGATCTCGTTGTGACCGTTCATGAGTCAGACGGGCGGATCAATCAATTTATGGTGCCGTATGCCGCCGTTCCGCAATTAATCCGACCGGGGATCACACGTTACAGTTTCAGCGCCGGTACTTTGCGCAATATGAATGTGTCGCAGCGCGAAAAAGTGGCACAGGTGACCGTGCAGCGAGGCATCAACAACCTGATTACCGGCTATGGCGGCATATTAAGCACGCCTGACTACCATGCATTTATGTTGGGTGGGGCAATGGGCAGCACCTGGGGTGCGCTGGCGCTGGATGTGACGCAGGCACAGACATTCACTCCCTCGCGAGATCTTACCGGGCAGAGCTACCGCGCCACCTACAGCAAAAGGTTCAACAGCAGCAACAGCACGGTTACATTCGCTGCTATGCGCTTTTCATCTTCAGGTTATCTCGATCTGAAAAATGCTATGCAGGTCATCGACCACGACACACGTCGCAAGGCGGACGAAGCAGAATATCTCTTTTATTCACCTCGCAGCCGGATCTCCGCCAGCCTGTCACAGGGATTTAAAGATAACTGGGGTCAGCTCTATCTCACGGCTATACGGCAGAGTTACTGGGGTAAAGGCGGTAGTAATAATCAACTACAGATGGGTTACAGCAACAGTTTTCGCTCAGTGAGCTGGTCATTCTCGGTGAACCGGGTTAATGCACGCGACGGCGCAGAGACACAATACACGCTGGGGCTTTCTGTTCCCCTGGGCGGCGGTTCACCGCAAACACATCTTAATATGAACTTCAGCCACGATGCTGACGGGCTCTCAAGCCAGGCTAATCTCAACAGCTCGCTAGGTGCTCACCAACAGTTTGATTACTCAGTAGGAATGCGGCATGACAAGAAGCAAAGAACAACCGCTAACGCGGCGGCCAGCTTGTATACCCCTTACACCTCAATACAGGGAACGGTGGAAAAAGGTCGGCAAAGTCATTCCTGGTCTACGGGTTTGCAAGGCTCCGTCGCCATCCTGCATGACGGGATAACCGCCGGGCCATGGCACAGCGAAACCATGGCACTGGTTGATGCACCTTATGCCACCGGTGCCCATGTTGAAGGTCATTCAGGATTAACGCTTAACCATCAAGGACGCGCGTTAGTACCTTATCTTATGCCTTACCGGCTAAATGATATCAGGCTCGATCCGCAGGAGTTGCCGCTGGATGTTGAATTGAAAAGTACCCAACAGCAAATTGTGCCACATAGCGGGGCACTGGTTAAGGTCAACTTTTCCACCTCGCGCGGACGCCCGGTGCTGATTCACACCACCCTGCCTGACGGCCAAAGTCTGCCTTTCGGTGCCAGCGTTCTGGATGAAGAGGGAACAAATCTCGGGTTGGTTGCTCAGGGCGATATCATTTATGTCCGTCTGCCAGCGGGAGATTCGCGTCTGCGAGTGACATCAGGTGATGAGGAGATATGCATGCTGAAAGTACATCTCAGCCCTCTGGTGGATGCGCAAAACGGCTTTGAACGTTTTGAACAGCCCTGCCTGCCGACATCCACTCTCTAA
- a CDS encoding fimbrial biogenesis chaperone, translated as MSVVRNLHQRAYKLLPACILLPFAVIVHQANANVIIHATRVIYPQDQREVNIQLTNDAERPSLIQSWIDDGDDKSSFNNTSVPFVLTPPIIRVEPNSGQTLRLTWTGGASLPQDKESIFWLNILDIPPKNTDTPDANMLQMAIRSRLKVFFRPPALSAEGAKKAFYDLQWKYSPSAPKTVLVVNNPSPYFVNISNVKIERNKKEIKSLKGEMIAPGSAAEFRFTALPDNIKNDEIRYEAINDHGSVITIKTTQKTR; from the coding sequence ATGTCCGTTGTAAGAAATCTGCACCAGAGAGCTTATAAACTCCTGCCTGCTTGTATTTTGTTACCTTTTGCAGTTATCGTTCATCAGGCCAATGCTAACGTTATCATTCATGCAACGCGCGTGATCTATCCGCAAGATCAGCGTGAAGTAAATATTCAGCTAACTAATGATGCGGAGAGACCTTCACTTATACAATCCTGGATTGATGATGGTGATGATAAGTCCTCATTTAATAATACTTCCGTCCCATTTGTTCTCACTCCACCAATTATACGAGTTGAACCTAATAGTGGACAGACGCTAAGACTTACCTGGACCGGCGGTGCATCATTACCCCAGGATAAAGAGTCTATTTTTTGGCTAAATATTCTGGACATTCCGCCAAAAAATACGGATACCCCTGATGCCAATATGTTACAGATGGCAATCCGTAGCAGATTAAAAGTCTTCTTTCGTCCGCCTGCTCTCAGCGCAGAAGGAGCAAAGAAAGCATTCTATGATTTGCAATGGAAGTATTCCCCTTCTGCACCAAAAACGGTGCTGGTGGTGAATAATCCGTCACCCTATTTTGTAAATATCTCCAATGTAAAAATTGAGAGAAATAAAAAAGAAATAAAAAGTCTCAAGGGCGAGATGATCGCGCCAGGAAGCGCTGCCGAATTCAGATTTACGGCTCTTCCTGACAACATTAAAAATGATGAAATACGCTACGAAGCGATCAATGACCATGGAAGTGTCATCACGATAAAAACAACACAAAAAACCAGATAA
- a CDS encoding fimbrial protein — MMKKLLLATSLAAVIAIPASAIAAADGTITFTGEITNTTCAISVNGSASANTAVTFDPVSATSLTTNGAVGAEKPITMSLTDCQNPTENVRAVFDSAHTDPTTGNLANTGTAGNVQVQLLDSTRSAINLNNPQSSGPSFNIVDGKASLHYYARYFATDQVTGGDVNTLVNYSLSYF; from the coding sequence ATGATGAAAAAATTATTACTGGCAACTTCACTGGCCGCTGTTATTGCCATCCCTGCTTCAGCTATTGCAGCCGCAGACGGAACAATCACTTTCACCGGTGAAATTACCAATACCACATGTGCTATTAGTGTTAACGGCAGCGCTTCTGCCAACACGGCAGTAACATTTGATCCTGTTTCTGCCACATCACTGACCACAAACGGTGCAGTAGGTGCTGAGAAGCCTATTACGATGAGTCTGACAGATTGTCAGAACCCAACGGAAAACGTACGTGCAGTGTTTGATAGTGCACACACCGACCCGACTACAGGTAACCTGGCAAACACCGGTACCGCTGGGAACGTTCAGGTTCAGCTGCTTGACTCAACTCGTAGTGCGATCAACCTGAATAATCCACAGAGTTCAGGCCCATCGTTCAATATCGTAGATGGTAAGGCTTCCCTGCATTACTACGCTCGTTACTTCGCTACTGACCAGGTAACCGGTGGTGATGTGAACACCCTCGTTAACTACTCGTTAAGTTATTTCTAA
- a CDS encoding DMT family transporter produces the protein MSFLFPLLAVLIWSVNAVVSKMSATAIDPAAISFYRWVIALAVLTPFALPGVLRHRQQIKQSWWKLLVLGLLGMVLYQSLAYYAAHSVSALFMGILNALIPLLTVLLSVVVMRLAPTQGILLGSILSFCGLVWLVSEGEPAQLLSHGLGKGEVMMFAASASYALYGVLTKRWAIPLPNWQSLWVQVAFGVLLLTPNFLMAPDISLNAQNIPLVLFAAVPASVIAPFLWIQGVMRLGASTASIFMNLVPIFTAVIAVTFLHESLHSYHFIGGGIALAGVIIAQKLRNPLIKK, from the coding sequence ATGAGTTTTTTGTTTCCCCTGCTGGCCGTGCTGATCTGGTCGGTCAATGCGGTTGTCAGCAAAATGTCGGCAACGGCGATCGATCCAGCGGCGATCTCCTTCTATCGCTGGGTGATAGCTCTCGCGGTGTTAACCCCTTTTGCCCTGCCCGGGGTCTTGCGCCACCGCCAGCAAATTAAACAGTCGTGGTGGAAACTACTGGTGCTCGGACTGCTGGGCATGGTGCTGTATCAGAGTCTGGCTTATTACGCTGCGCACAGCGTCAGCGCGCTATTTATGGGTATTCTGAATGCGCTAATCCCATTACTCACGGTGTTATTAAGCGTAGTAGTGATGCGTCTGGCCCCGACACAGGGCATCCTGTTGGGCAGTATTCTCTCATTTTGCGGTCTGGTCTGGCTGGTCAGTGAAGGAGAACCGGCACAGCTGTTATCACACGGGTTAGGCAAGGGTGAGGTGATGATGTTTGCCGCCTCCGCTTCCTATGCTCTGTATGGCGTATTGACCAAACGGTGGGCGATTCCGCTGCCAAACTGGCAAAGTTTGTGGGTACAGGTGGCATTCGGCGTGCTGTTACTCACACCAAATTTCCTGATGGCTCCAGATATATCACTCAATGCACAAAATATCCCTCTGGTGCTGTTTGCCGCCGTTCCTGCTTCGGTCATTGCCCCCTTCCTGTGGATTCAGGGGGTAATGCGTCTGGGGGCCAGCACCGCCAGCATTTTTATGAATCTGGTTCCCATATTTACCGCAGTTATCGCAGTTACCTTCCTGCACGAGTCATTACATAGCTACCATTTTATCGGCGGAGGGATCGCACTTGCTGGGGTTATTATCGCTCAGAAGCTACGTAATCCATTGATTAAAAAGTAG
- a CDS encoding AraC family transcriptional regulator, with protein sequence MIQQLTYVAPVDADRLRLFFRYEQANACTEYLPHYHRWGQVIFVTCNVLEMQVEGERLLTPPGLPIWIPPGQQHASYNRKQAHFRTLNIAADACKGLPNRACLLRVSPVVHAIINDCAARQLLVPQTAEDLRLCDVLLDQLQMAESQQSYLPSTADKILGPVLQALEQNPADNTTLAEWARRVYSTERTLSRRCQSLLGMSFSEWRQRLRFLHAISCLEQGKSVQEVALDLGYSSASALIVMFQQHAGTTPERYRIQRSLAL encoded by the coding sequence ATGATACAGCAACTGACCTATGTCGCCCCTGTTGATGCCGACAGGCTAAGGCTCTTTTTTCGCTATGAGCAGGCTAATGCATGTACGGAATATCTGCCGCATTACCATCGCTGGGGGCAGGTGATCTTTGTCACATGCAATGTGCTTGAAATGCAGGTTGAAGGTGAGCGTTTGCTGACGCCTCCAGGCCTGCCCATCTGGATTCCGCCCGGCCAGCAGCACGCCAGCTATAACCGCAAGCAGGCGCATTTTCGCACCTTGAATATTGCTGCTGATGCCTGCAAGGGGCTGCCGAATCGCGCCTGCCTGCTGCGCGTCAGCCCGGTAGTGCATGCGATTATCAACGATTGTGCGGCACGTCAGCTGCTGGTGCCGCAGACTGCTGAGGATTTACGTCTGTGCGATGTACTGCTCGATCAGCTACAGATGGCAGAGAGCCAGCAAAGTTACCTGCCTTCCACCGCTGATAAGATCCTCGGCCCGGTTTTGCAGGCGCTGGAACAGAACCCGGCGGATAACACCACGCTCGCAGAGTGGGCCAGACGGGTCTATTCCACCGAGCGCACGCTTTCCCGGCGCTGTCAGTCACTGCTTGGCATGTCCTTTAGCGAGTGGCGACAGCGCCTGCGCTTTCTGCATGCGATCTCCTGCCTGGAACAGGGAAAAAGCGTACAGGAGGTGGCGCTCGATCTTGGTTACAGCTCGGCTTCGGCGCTCATTGTAATGTTCCAGCAGCACGCGGGCACGACACCTGAGCGCTATCGCATTCAGCGTTCTTTGGCGCTGTAA
- the pdxB gene encoding 4-phosphoerythronate dehydrogenase PdxB codes for MKILVDENMPYARELFSRTGDVMAVPGRPIPQAELDDADGLMVRSVTKVNADLLNGKPVKFVGTATAGTDHIDEAWLNQQGIAFSAAPGCNAIAVVEYVFSALLLLAERDGFQLSDRTVGIVGVGNVGGRLQARLEALGIRTLLCDPPRAERGDDGEFLPLAQLVAEADVLTFHTPLFKQGPYQTLHMADEPLLMALKPGTILINACRGPVVDNAALLKVLGLRDDLSVVLDVWEPEPELSLPLLEKVDIATAHIAGYTLEGKARGTTQVFEAWTQFIGQPQQVALETLLPAPEFGRITLRGELDQPTLKRLVHLVYDVRRDDAPLRHVAAIPGEFDRLRKNYQERREWSSLRVECDNIDTAALLNKLGFNAISL; via the coding sequence GTGAAAATCCTCGTTGATGAAAATATGCCGTATGCACGTGAACTGTTCAGCCGTACCGGCGATGTCATGGCCGTGCCGGGCCGTCCGATCCCGCAGGCAGAGCTGGATGATGCGGACGGCTTGATGGTGCGATCGGTGACTAAAGTGAATGCGGATCTGCTCAACGGTAAGCCGGTAAAATTTGTCGGTACGGCGACCGCCGGTACTGACCATATAGACGAGGCCTGGCTCAATCAGCAGGGTATCGCCTTTTCGGCAGCCCCGGGCTGTAACGCCATTGCGGTGGTTGAATATGTCTTTTCTGCTCTGCTGCTGCTGGCCGAGCGCGATGGTTTCCAGTTATCCGACCGTACGGTAGGTATTGTTGGGGTAGGGAACGTTGGCGGTCGCCTGCAGGCGCGCCTTGAGGCGCTGGGCATTCGCACCTTGCTCTGCGACCCACCCCGTGCCGAACGTGGCGACGACGGCGAATTCCTGCCGCTGGCGCAGCTGGTGGCTGAGGCGGACGTGCTGACCTTCCATACTCCGCTGTTTAAACAGGGCCCATACCAGACGCTGCATATGGCCGATGAGCCACTGCTGATGGCGCTGAAACCCGGTACTATTTTAATTAACGCCTGCCGTGGCCCGGTAGTGGATAACGCCGCCCTGCTGAAGGTGCTGGGGCTGCGCGACGATCTCAGCGTAGTGCTGGACGTCTGGGAGCCGGAGCCGGAACTGTCGCTGCCGCTGCTGGAAAAAGTGGACATTGCTACCGCTCATATTGCCGGTTACACCCTGGAAGGAAAGGCGCGCGGCACTACGCAGGTATTTGAAGCCTGGACGCAGTTTATCGGCCAGCCGCAGCAGGTGGCACTGGAGACGCTGCTGCCTGCGCCGGAGTTTGGGCGAATTACGCTGCGGGGCGAACTGGATCAGCCAACGCTGAAACGTCTGGTACATCTGGTGTATGATGTGCGCCGCGATGATGCGCCACTGCGCCACGTAGCGGCAATTCCGGGCGAATTTGATCGCCTGCGGAAGAATTATCAGGAGCGTCGCGAGTGGTCTTCGCTGCGGGTTGAGTGCGATAACATCGACACCGCCGCGCTGCTGAACAAGCTGGGCTTTAATGCCATCAGCCTTTAA
- a CDS encoding aspartate-semialdehyde dehydrogenase — MSDGWNIAILGATGAVGGALLELLAERQFPVGELYALSSERSAGEVLRYEGKSVRVTDAAEFDWTQVQLAFFVAGREASARYADDAANSGCLVIDSSDLFALEPDVPLVVPDVNPQVLADYRNRNIISVADALTSQLLCAIKPLVDQAGLGRLQVTNLLAASSHGKAAVDSLAGESARLLNGLPAEEGYFGRQLAFNVLPLVADSEGSVPHERRLVEQVRKVLQDEGLPIAVSTIQAPVFYGNAQIVYIENLRPMSSEEARDALSQMEDINLTAENDFPTQVGDASGSAHLSIGSLRNDYGIPELLQFWSVADNVRFGGALMAVKTAEKLVQEYFY; from the coding sequence ATGTCTGACGGCTGGAATATCGCAATCTTAGGTGCGACAGGCGCAGTAGGGGGAGCTTTACTGGAATTGCTGGCGGAACGCCAGTTCCCGGTTGGTGAGCTGTATGCGCTGTCAAGCGAGCGTAGTGCGGGCGAAGTGCTGCGCTATGAAGGTAAATCTGTACGGGTTACCGATGCGGCAGAATTTGACTGGACGCAGGTGCAGCTGGCATTTTTCGTTGCCGGACGCGAAGCCTCGGCGCGATACGCCGATGATGCGGCCAATTCAGGTTGCCTGGTGATCGACAGCAGCGATCTGTTCGCGCTGGAGCCTGATGTCCCGCTGGTTGTGCCGGACGTAAACCCGCAGGTGCTGGCCGACTATCGCAACCGCAATATTATCAGCGTGGCCGATGCGTTAACCAGCCAGCTACTGTGCGCTATTAAACCGCTGGTCGATCAGGCTGGGTTAGGGCGTTTACAGGTGACCAACCTGCTGGCGGCATCTTCACATGGTAAGGCGGCGGTGGATTCGCTGGCTGGTGAGAGCGCGCGCCTGCTGAATGGACTGCCTGCGGAAGAGGGCTACTTTGGCCGTCAGCTGGCGTTCAACGTGCTGCCGCTGGTAGCGGATAGTGAAGGGAGCGTGCCCCATGAGCGTCGCCTGGTTGAGCAGGTACGTAAAGTGCTGCAAGACGAGGGATTGCCCATTGCAGTGAGCACCATTCAGGCACCGGTATTCTACGGTAATGCGCAGATTGTCTATATTGAAAACCTGCGCCCGATGTCATCCGAAGAGGCACGTGATGCCCTGAGCCAGATGGAAGATATCAACCTGACTGCGGAAAATGACTTCCCGACACAGGTTGGCGATGCCTCCGGCAGTGCCCATCTCAGCATTGGCAGCCTGCGTAATGATTATGGTATTCCCGAGCTGTTACAGTTCTGGTCAGTCGCTGATAACGTCCGTTTTGGCGGTGCGTTAATGGCGGTGAAAACTGCTGAGAAGCTGGTGCAGGAGTATTTCTACTAA
- the truA gene encoding tRNA pseudouridine(38-40) synthase TruA, which produces MSDIAVPQPTIKLALGIEYDGSRYFGWQRQNEVRSVQEKLEQALSKVADHPVEVLCAGRTDAGVHGTGQVVHFETTSQRKDAAWTLGVNTNLPEDIAVRWVKAVPEDFHARFSATARRYRYVIYNHRLRPAILAGGVTHFYHPLDVERMQRAGQCLLGENDFTSFRAVQCQSRTPMRNVMHLNVSRRGAYVVVDIKANAFVHHMVRNIVGSLMEIGCGNQPEGWMAELLAAKDRKLAAATGRAEGLYLVAVDYPARYELPRPPMGPLFLGD; this is translated from the coding sequence ATGTCCGACATCGCCGTGCCACAGCCGACCATAAAACTGGCGCTGGGCATTGAATATGACGGGAGCCGCTACTTTGGCTGGCAGCGGCAGAATGAAGTGCGCAGCGTGCAGGAAAAACTGGAACAGGCGTTGTCGAAAGTCGCCGATCATCCGGTAGAAGTGCTATGTGCCGGGCGTACCGATGCCGGGGTACATGGCACGGGGCAGGTGGTGCACTTTGAAACCACCTCGCAGCGTAAAGACGCAGCCTGGACGCTGGGCGTCAACACCAATCTGCCGGAAGATATTGCGGTGCGCTGGGTGAAAGCGGTGCCGGAGGATTTCCATGCCCGTTTCAGCGCCACTGCACGCCGCTATCGCTATGTGATTTATAACCATCGGCTGCGTCCGGCGATTCTGGCCGGTGGCGTGACGCATTTTTATCATCCCCTGGATGTGGAAAGAATGCAGCGCGCCGGGCAGTGCCTGTTGGGTGAGAACGATTTTACTTCGTTTCGCGCCGTGCAGTGTCAGTCGCGAACGCCGATGCGCAACGTCATGCATCTTAATGTCAGCCGCCGCGGTGCATATGTGGTGGTAGATATTAAAGCCAATGCGTTCGTGCATCATATGGTGCGCAACATTGTTGGCAGTTTGATGGAAATTGGCTGTGGGAATCAGCCTGAAGGCTGGATGGCCGAACTGCTGGCAGCGAAAGATCGCAAGCTGGCGGCAGCGACAGGACGGGCAGAAGGCCTGTATCTGGTCGCGGTCGACTATCCCGCACGCTATGAGCTACCCCGTCCACCGATGGGACCACTGTTCCTCGGGGATTAA
- a CDS encoding DedA family protein, which yields MDLIRFVVDFILHIDVHLAELVAQYGIWVYAILFLILFCETGLVVTPFLPGDSLLFVAGALAALPGNDLNVHTMVALMVVAAILGDAVNYTIGRLFGDKLFSNPDSKIFRRSYLDKTHEFYARHGGKTIILARFVPIVRTFAPFVAGMGKMSYRHFAIYNVTGGLLWVLLFTYAGYLFGNFPVVQENLKLLIVAIILVSVLPGVIEVIRHRRAARQQKQQ from the coding sequence ATGGACTTGATTCGTTTTGTTGTCGACTTCATTTTGCATATCGACGTCCACCTCGCGGAGCTGGTTGCCCAGTACGGTATCTGGGTGTATGCGATTCTGTTTTTGATTCTGTTCTGCGAAACTGGCCTGGTAGTGACCCCCTTCCTGCCGGGAGACTCTCTGCTGTTTGTGGCGGGGGCACTCGCTGCGCTGCCGGGTAACGACCTGAATGTGCATACTATGGTAGCACTGATGGTGGTGGCAGCAATCCTTGGGGATGCGGTGAACTATACTATCGGACGGTTGTTCGGTGACAAGCTGTTCAGTAACCCGGACTCCAAAATTTTCCGTCGCAGCTATCTTGATAAAACCCATGAATTTTATGCGCGTCATGGCGGGAAAACGATAATTCTGGCGCGCTTCGTCCCTATCGTGCGTACTTTCGCGCCTTTTGTCGCGGGAATGGGTAAGATGTCCTATCGTCATTTTGCCATTTATAACGTGACGGGCGGGTTGCTGTGGGTGCTGCTGTTTACCTATGCGGGTTACCTGTTTGGTAATTTCCCGGTGGTGCAGGAGAACCTTAAGCTGTTGATTGTGGCGATTATCCTGGTGTCGGTGTTGCCGGGTGTTATTGAAGTGATCCGCCATCGCCGCGCGGCACGTCAGCAGAAACAACAATGA